In a single window of the Schistocerca americana isolate TAMUIC-IGC-003095 unplaced genomic scaffold, iqSchAmer2.1 HiC_scaffold_15, whole genome shotgun sequence genome:
- the LOC124569462 gene encoding uncharacterized protein LOC124569462, producing MPSPNENTFKHVEQDFWRKWNTPNCMDSMDGKHVLIKEPKNSRCLFFFFNYKNYFSIVLLAIVYVNYKFIVVDMDSNGKERDSRIFQKFEMGKKIAKNNFNFPVSKCLPNSDILWSTSYQVMKHLH from the coding sequence ATGCCCTcgccaaatgaaaatacttttaagcACGTTGAACAAGATTTCTGGCGGAAATGGAATACACCAAACTGTATGGATAGTATGGATGGCAAACATGTGCTCATAAAAGAACCAAAAAACAgcagatgtctttttttttttttcaattacaaaaattacttttcCATCGTTCTCCTTGCAATAGTGTACGTCAATTACAAATTCATTGTTGTAGATATGGACTCTAATGGCAAAGAACGTGACAGCCGTATTTTTCAAAAATTCGAGATGGGGAAAAAGATTGCCAAGAACAACTTTAATTTCCCTGTATCTAAATGCCTTCCAAACAGTGATATTTTATGGAGCACTTCATACCAGGTGATGAAGCATTTGCACTGA